A segment of the Crassostrea angulata isolate pt1a10 chromosome 10, ASM2561291v2, whole genome shotgun sequence genome:
ATCCTGTACATCATTATAGCTTTGTTCCTGGCTCGACGTTCTTCCAAGGATGTCCACTGGAGAATTTCAAGCATTGATGTTACACTGCTAGTTTGTGAGTAGTTGTTCATCACAAATCGAGCCGATCGTCGTTGTACTGCCTCCAGTTTCTGGATGTTAAGGGCTGTGTGTGAGTCCCACACAGTACATGCATACTCCACTAAGGGTCTTACCAGTGTTGTATAGCATGCTGCCTTGATATTACGTGGGCAGTGCTGCAAGTTGCGCTGAATGAAAGCTCTGGTGGAATTTGCTTTCTTCGTGATGTTATCAATGTGTTCGTTCCATCTGAGGTTCTTGTGGATGGTAACCCCGAGGTATTTGGCAGAGTCCACGACTTCTAACCTGTGTCCACGGATGTTGTAAGAGTTGGTCACAGGTTTTCGTTTGTTGGTGACTCTCAGCAGTTGGCATTTGCTGGGGTGGAACTCCATCTGCCAGTCTGTTTCCCACTGTAGTAAACTATTGAGATCTTCTTGTAGTTTAATAGTGTCTGTGTTGGTACAGATATTACGATAGAGTACGCAATCATCAGCGAAAAGTCTAACATTGGATTGATGGACATATTCTGGGAGGTCATTTATGAAGAGGAGGAACATCAGCGGGCCAAGAACGCTCCCTTGAGGGACTCCTGACTGGACGGGGGCATTGTTGGAGCTCTTCCCATCAACTATTACTCGCTGGTTCCTTCCACTGAGGAAGTCCCTAATCCATTGGAGTGTGGACCCTCTTACTCCGTAATACATTGCCTTGTATAGTAATCGCTCGTGGGGGACCTTATCGAAGGCTTTGGAGAAGTCCAAAAGGATAAGGTCCGTCTGTTTCCCGAGATCCATACTCTTGGTTAGGTCCTGGACTGTCAGGATCAATTGGGACTCGCATGATCTGTTCTTTCGGAATCCATGCTGGGCATCAGTGAGAAGTCCATGTTTTTCCAGATGTTTGGAGATGCTACTGCATATTATGTGTTCTAGGATCTTGCATATGACTACTGTGAGAGAAACAGGTCTGTAGTTGGCAGCTTTACActtttctccttttttaaaGATTGGAACTACATTTGCCTCTTTCCAGTCTGATGGTAATTTTCCTTGTGTAATGGAGGCCTGAAAGAATGTTGTAAAAATTGGAGCTAAATTTTCTGCTTGTTCTTTAATAAGTCGAGTTGGTATTTCATCTGGGCCACTTGCTTTATGGATGTTTAAGTTACGTAGCAGTTTACACACTCCGTTCTCTGTCACTGTGATGTTATCCATGGCAGGGTGTGGACTTGGCCCTTTATCTGGAATGGTACTTACATCTTCATCACTGTTAAAGACTGAGGAGAACTGTTGGTTTAAGATGTTTGCTTTGGACTTCCCATCTGAGTAAGTTAAGCCATCTGTGTCTCTGAGTGGAGCAACTCCTGTTGTTTCACATCGTTTGCTCTTTATGAAGCTCCAGAATCGCTTTGGGTTGTTTGTTAGCTCAGGGCTGATCATGTCCTCGATGTAGTTCTTATAGGCTGTTTTACACTCTTTTTCTGTTAGTTTTTTTAGGCGTTGGTATCTTTTGATGTCGGCCTTATTGTTGGTGTTACGTGCTTTGATGAAGCTCCTTTTCTTTCGTCTTGATAGTCTCTTAATATCTCTCGTTATCCACGCTTGGTGAAATCTGGTTGACGAGAGTTTTGATGGTACACTCTCCTGTAAGATATTTAGTAGGTTCTTTTTACgttcttacggaaactttagtTATAATTTATAGCTCAGCCtctatagaaactaacaggactGATATcgacacgccccgtttatcgattggtcgaaaccttcgGTGACTGAAACCGAAAGGAAAttaacaggactgaaatctacacgccccagaAACCTACATTGGCTACAGCGAATAGTTGGAGAAAAAATAACGTTAACGGgttatctaattttttttctggatgatcgctaccttcattaccTGCATGAATCACTAAAAAAgctttttattgttatattattttcatcctttttttaacaaattaataagttgattgtaaaaattaagttaaaataacaaaattcttttcactaatcaataaattgatttaaaaaagtatcgtaagtaaaattcaataaattactgttagaaccattttaacaagagcttggactttcggtaggataTATAGTACCTTTTTCGCGTCAAAACAAGAACTTcgaaatgacgctggtttcaagtgaaatacagtgtattaacaaattgcgtagtctttgctcaaaagccagacaaatcttgttgatttcaaagagccataaCTGGGTGACCAGcaaagaaatagacagaccTACATTACATTGCtgtgacacaactacccaagtccaagctcctgttaaaatgaaTCTAATGTACATTAGTACgttatgggaatttgagtctgacaccATCATGATAATTTCatgcagtctgtgattttttttaggtCGCTGTacgtttcgaccaatcgataaacggtgTGTGTAGATTGCAATCCTGTCAGTCAAAACTGGGGACAGAACTATAGAGATGTCTCAACATCATGCCAGTGATCCTTTGCCTTGGCATTAAATAACCAGTCTGTAGATTTCTTTATCTTGTGTACGTATGTTTCCATTggtaaaggggcatggtcacaattttacaaaaattgtcTTTTTCTCGTTTTAAATGGTTTACAGTACATGGTTAACCAAGCTTTTTTAGATAATCAACTAAAATATGAATTTCAGTGGTCTGGTTTCTAAACAGATACAGAGCtttcaattctttgttatgtaaactgGTTTGTgctatgtttttatttacatttaggATGCTGGATAGAAATTATcacaatagacaaaaaataggTATTTTCAAACCATGTCCATGGCTAGCAAGCACATAGAAAAATCATACTTGGTTTTAGAAGTATACAaatgatgtaaacaaaaacaaggcaaGAGCGATATACCGGTAAACaagacaaagaattgtgagccctgtatcttgcctaTTACTCAACAACTGATATCCAAATTTCAGATACACATTAGAAATACCTAAATAAAGCAATGTAAGcaaaaaatatggaaaaaataaaatttaaacaatttcagCTGAATCAGCTCAACTTGTGCAacttgtgaccatgcccctttaagctaTTTTCCTATTAGTGCTTTTCTAAAAATCATAGGAAGGAAACATTATTTAGTCTGTcatgaaaaatttaatcaaatcaaTCAAAGAAAAGATTTCCATACacattaaatattgtttattggATTCAAAGTCTTGGACTCCAATTTAGCTTTCCAACACAACATGTCATTTTTccttggaaacaaaacaaatattcaaaCCCTTTTAATTTCGAAGAATGTACATAAGATAGGGGTATTCTAAAAGCTAAAGTTCTCCTTCCCATGTCTTGGACTGTTCTTCCTTAGGGTATTGTGGGAAATCGGCAGCACTAATTTCctttaattgaaagaaatgacCACAGAAGCATCGCTTGGGCTCTCCTTTATATAGCCAGAAGTACTGCATTTGGGCAGTGTCTTCGTcacctaaaatttaaaaaagaaagaaattcacCGTCGAGCATTTTACAAATCTGTTGTGATAATAGACAggtatataattatgaaccaaGATATTCAAAAAAGTAATTCATAGTTTTGCATATTTATTCAAACAGCTACAGTACCAGTACTTCAtttacaatacatttttaaaagctgCTTGATCTGATTCCTCATATAGGATTTTTTACAAATGCTGTAAAAGAGCAATTTAATTTTGCTAGCTCGCATTTCCCTTTCACATAACTTGACAGTGCAAAACATTAGGAAAGGCAAATTAGGCATTAAAGTGGAGGGAAACTATAAATATGTAGTACAATATATCAATCAATTAAAATCTATTGTCAttgtaaatcgtatttattttcaataaaacccCAGactaataaataaatcaagaaatatcGCTTGCTTATTTAAATTTCCCCGCCATTATGAGAATTGCCATTGAATTCTAATCTATGACGTTACACAATCCATTCCGATTTGTTTTTATCAACATAGCATACTGTCTAAGCCAATATTAACCATATTCGCTCCAAACTAATAAGTTGTAGAAAATATGGAACAATATTGACCTTATCTTTTGCATTTGACTTTCCGTTAAATCATCACCTAATTACAAACAGCATGTTCATTGACTTGACAAAATGACAAATACATTTGTGCACGATTGTCATAGTGTAAAAGAAAATCTGCAAAGTTGATGGAATATTGTAAACAGATGCCAACCATCGTAAAAAGTGTCTGCTTTCATTATTTCGAATTGGTAATATGGAATTTAGGGAATTgtgaatgtattttataatatccagattacaattataatataatttatcagttggaattatttaaataattacaagGTAACAGATAGGGAAACCAATCAAAAGTTTAAACATAGGCAGGAGAGGTCAAACATgcaatatttcaaagaaaacggGGAGCCAATAGGTAATTGGTTAAGCAGACTGAGAGTGGAGTCCATAAACAATATCTGACTAGCAAGGATGCACTAGTACCATATTGTTTGGGGCATATGTCAATGCGAAGCATAAGCCATATTGCTCTTTTTCGGACAAAATCTAGGAAAAATCCTTAGACTAGCCGATCTGGGGTATAAGCCGATTTTCAATCGACGATTATTATTGTCGATGATTAAGGAAGTTATCATATATACTATAAGGAATATTGATGTAGAAAGTTTAATGAGTaattaatattgtttaattGACTTAACATATATCTTTTAAGCAAAAATATCCCAAAAAAACGGTAGAACCAAAGTATTTTCTCcacatttttgtattctttgatATAACATGCAGTGAATTAGACATGGTACTTGACTGAGCGTAAAGCAGATGTGCCCTGATATAACCTAAATGGTACTACATAGCTTATTTGCAACTTGAAGTACCAGCCTCTATAATCATTAGTTAAATAATGCTGTGACAATCCTATTATTCAAGTAAAACTTACATATACATCCAACTAGACGTCTGTCAAAGACAGATGGTACAGGAACTGGGTTTTCCTTGGTTCCAAAACCTTTAGCCCTAGGGTAATAGGACACACTATCTTCCCATGGATCCTGTAAGAATcatcaaattaatataaattacattataattgaaGAATATTAAATACTGCAGTTAAAgctataatatataaatatctaaAGATATcttaaattaattctaaaagTAGAGTCACACATTCAAGATTATTTCATgcttaaaacaaattaacaatttttgatACAGATTTGATCATTCTTTGCATAATCTGATAGCATTATTGTTACTGATTAAAGAAAAGTCGTCAACAGTACGAAGATTAACCTTATTGAAACCCTTCATACCTTTCCTTCCATACgacacaaaatttcatatcGTTCTAGTCCGACAGCATGTCCTCCTTTGTCTGGAACTTTACCTTCctttttggctgaaaaaaaaaaccaaataaacaatttatatttatatattctaaaaGTTCTTAATTATATAGAAGTTACCATAGTGACCTCCATAAACTTTTTGatgaaaaaaggaagaaaatataataatgtaaaaataatttcataaataattggtgttgaaaaataaaaacaataacaatttttttccactACCAAACTAAAATAGATTTGTCAATCGAATTAATTCGCCGGTTAATCGATGAtgaggaaattcggacttaAAGATCAATGCATCATTTAGTATCTTTTATCATGCTCTTATTTTTAGATGTCATTATTACATTACTCGTTAATGATGTTCAGAGTTTCTCTCTTACGCTTATTACCCGGGGATCAACATGTGTCATTGAATTgactttatatttacaattttaataattACCTATGTTTCCTTTAAATGAGTCCTTAAGACCGCCACCAAGACCTACGCCTGGACCTCCACAGACTGGTGCACTCGTGTGTAAGATTCGCTGAGGGTTTCTTACTGTACAGCTTACACTCCTCAGGAGAGGGAGAGTCCTACACAAGGACGAGGCCATTTTTTCAAAGAGAGTGCGATCAAGGTCAAGAACCTCACGTAGAGATTTCGCTTCCGGTGAGTCAAATTAGTAACCAGTACAAAGAACTATTCGTACAAAGACATACACTGAAAATCCAACACCTGCAATACTTGATCAAAATCAATAATACTCATTGCacgtataaaaaataaaataaaacataggtaatcatagattactaagctcaccgagacggagcatcacccttatgagacatcaccttcataagaccacctttatcattttatatgaaaatcatactttatgatcttggatattcatggattctgttttgacaaaatattgtatatcatctgataattttttttatgataatcatatgttcatatgttaatcaattcaatgatataaaattaaatattgcatcatgtcatatttataatttatatcatataatacaataaaataccgtaataaacaataatgagatatgatattgtaacgtatgatatgacattgtattgtgttataccttattgtatttgatcacataatacaatatcataaaatataatacaatatagtattatattacaatatcatattacataatacatcataacattgaaacatgatattatattgtataatatagtataatattgtattgaatgacaatgaaacatatttgatacattataagatatatcatataatacaatataatttgattccaacattgtatcttttcaaatgatacaatattatgtgataaagtaaaatattataaaatacattattatattatacatattgtatcatatgacacaataatatatataacaatatcatataatacaatttcatgtgatatgataatatatcatataaaccaatatcatatcatacaatatcgtatgatacaatacaatattatattacaatatcatataatacaatttcatgtgatataattctatattactgaaaccaatatcattatatgatacaatattatagaatatacaatattgtatcatatgatacaatataatattttgcaatatcttatgtaattgtatcatttgataaaataataaattaaaaatacaatataatattatacaatattgtatcataatatacaa
Coding sequences within it:
- the LOC128168214 gene encoding cytochrome c oxidase subunit 5B, mitochondrial-like — translated: MASSLCRTLPLLRSVSCTVRNPQRILHTSAPVCGGPGVGLGGGLKDSFKGNIAKKEGKVPDKGGHAVGLERYEILCRMEGKDPWEDSVSYYPRAKGFGTKENPVPVPSVFDRRLVGCICDEDTAQMQYFWLYKGEPKRCFCGHFFQLKEISAADFPQYPKEEQSKTWEGEL